The following proteins are encoded in a genomic region of Pan troglodytes isolate AG18354 chromosome 2, NHGRI_mPanTro3-v2.0_pri, whole genome shotgun sequence:
- the ZNF717 gene encoding LOW QUALITY PROTEIN: zinc finger protein 717 (The sequence of the model RefSeq protein was modified relative to this genomic sequence to represent the inferred CDS: inserted 3 bases in 2 codons; deleted 3 bases in 2 codons) → MFPVSSGCFQELQETNKSLELVSFEEVAVHFTWEEWQDLDDAQRTLYRDVMLETYSSLVSLGHCITKPEMIFKLEQGAEPWIVEETPNLRLSAVQIIDDLIERSHESHDRFFWQIVITNSNTSTQERVELGKTFNLNTNHVLNLVINNGNSSGMKPGQFNDCQNMLFPIKPGETQSGEKPHVPDITRRSHRHHEHLTQHHKIQTLLQPFQCNEQGKTFNAEAMFFIHKRVHIVQTFGKYNEHEKAYNNSAVIVQGITQVGQPTCCRKSDFTKHQQTHTGEKPYECVECEKPSISKSDLMIQCKMPTEEKPYACNWCEKLFSYKSSLIIHQRIHTGEKPYGCNECGKTFRRKSFLTLHQRTHTXDKPYKCIECGKTFHHKSLLTLHHRTHSEEKPYQCSECGKTFSQKSYLTIHHRTHTGEKPYACDHCEKAFSHKSRLTVHQRTHTGGKPYECNECGKPFINKSNLRIHQRTHTGEKPYECNECGKTFHRKSFLTVHQRTHTGEKPYECNECGKIFCCKSFLTVHQRTHAGEKPYACNKCGKTYSHKSYLTVHHRTXGEKPYECNECGKSFHCKSFLTIHQRTHAGKKPYECNECEKTFINKLNLGIHKRTHTGERPYECNECGKTFRQKSNLSTHQGTHTGEKPYVCNECGKTFHRKSFLTIHQRTHTGKNRMDVMNVEELFVRNHTLLYIRELTPGKSPMNVMNVENPFIRRQIFRSIKLFTRGRNPMNVANVEKPSQKSVLTVHHRTHTGEKPYECNECGKTFCHKSNLSTPQGTHSGEKPYECDECRKTFYNKTVLTIHQRTHTGEKPFECKECRKTFSQKSKLFVHHRTHTGEKPFRCNECRKTFSQKSGLSIHQRTHAGEKPYECKECGKTFCQKSHLSRHQQTHIGEKSEVAEAGYVFPQNHSFFP, encoded by the exons GAGTTGGTGTCCTTCGAGGAGGTAGCTGTGCACTTCACCTGGGAGGAGTGGCAGGACCTGGATGACGCTCAGAGGACCCTGTACAGGGACGTGATGCTGGAGACCTACAGCAGCCTGGTATCATTGG GGCATTGCATTACCAAACCTGAGATGATCTTCAAGCTAGAGCAAGGAGCAGAGCCATGGATAGTAGAAGAAACCCCAAACCTGAGACTTTCAG cTGTCCAGATCATTGATGACCTTATTGAAAGGAGCCATGAAAGTCATGATAGATTTTTCTGGCAAATTGTAATCACCAACAGCAACACATCAACTCAGGAGAGAGTTGAATtaggaaaaacatttaatttgaaCACAAACCATGTTTTAAATCTGGTTATAAATAATGGAAACAGTTCAGGAATGAAGCCTGGGCAGTTTAATGATTGCCAGAACATGCTTTTCCCTATTAAGCCTGGGGAGACACAGTCTGGAGAGAAACCTCATGTCCCTGATATAACCAGGAGATCCCACAGACATCATGAACATCTTACTCAGCATCACAAGATTCAAACTCTGCTGCAGCCTTTTCAATGTAATGAACAAGGGAAAACCTTCAACGCGGAGGCAATGTTCTTTATACATAAGAGGGTTCATATAGTACAGACCTTTGGTAAATATAATGAACATGAGAAAGCCTATAATAACTCAGCTGTTATTGTCCAAGGGATAACTCAGGTAGGACAGCCAACTTGCTGTAGAAAGTCTGACTTCACTAAACATCAGCAAacacacacaggagagaaaccctatgaatgtgtTGAATGTGAGAAACCCTCCATTAGCAAATCAGACCTTATGATACAGTGCAAGATGCCTACTGAGGAAAAACCTTATGCCTGTAACTGGTGTGAAAAATTGTTCAGCTATAAGTCCAGCCTCATTATccatcagagaattcacacagGGGAAAAGCCCTATGGATGCAATGAATGTGGAAAAACCTTTCGCCGTAAGTCATTCCTCACTTTACATCAGAGAACTCACAC GGATAAACCCTACAAATGTATTGAATGTGGAAAAACTTTTCACCATAAGTCACTTCTCACTTTACATCACAGAACTCACTCAGAGGAAAAGCCCTATCAGTGTAGTGAATGTGGAAAAACCTTTAGCCAGAAGTCATACCTCACAATACATCATAGAACTCACACAGGGGAAAAGCCCTATGCATGTGACCATTGTGAAAAAGCATTTAGCCATAAGTCAAGGCTTACTGTCCATCAGAGAACACACACAGGGggaaaaccctatgaatgtaatgaGTGTGGAAAACCCTTTATCAATAAGTCGAACCTCAGGATACATCAGAGAACTCACACAGGGGAAAAACCCTATGAatgcaatgaatgtgggaaaaCGTTTCACCGTAAGTCATTCCTCACTGTCCATCAAAGGACTCACACAGGGGAAAAACCCTATGAatgcaatgaatgtgggaaaaTCTTTTGCTGTAAGTCATTCCTCACTGTCCATCAGAGAACTCATGCTGGGGAAAAACCATATGCATGTAACAAATGTGGAAAAACATATAGCCACAAGTCATACCTTACAGTACATCACAGAA CAGGggaaaaaccctatgaatgtaatgaatgtggaaaatCCTTTCACTGTAAGTCATTCCTAACTATACATCAGAGAACTCATGCTGGcaaaaaaccctatgaatgtaatgaatgtgagAAAACCTTTATCAATAAGTTAAACCTTGGGATACACAAGAGAACTCACACAGGGGAAAGaccctatgaatgtaatgaatgtggaaaaaccTTTCGTCAGAAGTCAAATCTCAGCACCCATCAGGGAActcacacaggagagaaaccttacgtatgtaatgaatgtggaaaaaccTTTCATCGCAAGTCATTCCTCACCATACACCAGAGAACTCACACA GGGAAAAACCGTATGGATGTAATGAATGTGGAAGAACTTTTTGTCAGAAATCATACCTTATTATACATCAGAGAACTCACACCGGGGAAAAGCcctatgaatgtaatgaatgtggaaaatCCTTTCATCAGAAGGCAAATCTTCAGAAGCATCAAGTTATTCACACGggggagaaaccctatgaatgtagcAAATGTGGAAAAACCT AGTCAGAAGTCAGTCCTCACTGTACATCATAGAACCCATACCGGAGaaaaaccttatgaatgtaaTGAGTGTGGGAAAACCTTTTGTCACAAGTCAAACCTCAGTACGCCTCAGGGAACTCACtcaggagagaaaccctatgaatgtgaTGAATGTAGGAAAACTTTTTACAATAAGACAGTTCTCACCATACATCAGAGAACTCACACAGGTGAGAAGCCATTTGAATGTAAAGAATGTAGGAAAACCTTCTCCCAGAAGTCAAAACTCTTTGTACATCACAGAACTCACACAGGGGAAAAACCCTTTAGATGTAATGAATGTAGGAAAACTTTCTCCCAGAAGTCAGGCCTCAGTATACATCAGAGAACACACGCAGGAGaaaaaccttatgaatgtaaggaatgtgggaaaaccTTTTGCCAGAAGTCACACCTCAGCAGGCATCAACAAACCCATATAGGAGAGAAATCTGAAGTAGCTGAGGCAGGCTATGTGTTCCCTCAAAATCACTCTTTTTTCCCTTGA